The bacterium genome window below encodes:
- a CDS encoding glycosyltransferase: MQLRFQEGTDRFQLNGPDELAEIVGAGGRLEWARAERAVFAGRERQFVDLTFVGPDDRRVVILLVERIADPDPAYVFPARFAASGAADLAALAEAVEGAAAQALGDAPWPASFLLGPDGPASLLAVPGLAPYAEVMPAIARARDVAPELKADGRALHLGGPDGWILGALPVAERVAVEASPRRREAAGALARGGFRALAADPLALDLGRGFDLVAATIEDPQWRGAEQLLDSVVRHLNRDGALLLTVPAPDRRPTLADETPDGRWSFEQLDAALRERFEDVAFFSQGGADLEAAAAARPGFDTAAATLCAVARRPARLRPACDVSVVVPVFDKIEYTEQCLRSLAANTGDAPSWEVIVVDNGSSDGTPETLARIAAEEPRLRVWRNETNLGFARACNQGARLARGRIVLFLNNDTEVHRGWLAPLVEELDAHPETGIVGARLLYGDGTIQHAGVAIGRDQIPFHVHCRKAADDPLVLERRTFPIVTGACLAARTDEFLRRGLFDEVFVNGHEDIDLCLRFGRAGRAVVYRPDSVVTHHEMVSDGRLNHRERNLMRTTARWRDALVQDDFRYASRLVDRPAVARPLSFALKIGPPTRTHSNWGDIFFAEGMAKALERAGHRCVVHYLNEWGKDDLDVDVTIHISGLSEYHPKPWNVNLLWMINHPGRHTKEELARYDSLLVASRPLARRLRREADVPVIPFLQATDPEHFRPLPDVKPFFDVVFVGNNKGEGRLGMRQIVADLLPTTHRLGVWGACWDGLLPDGVWQGTFVPHEKLPEVYNLGRVALNDHQPEMRAEGFVNNRTFDAVACGATVVSDQVAGLSDVLAVHAYDSPRELKRIVDRALAEPERERERTARLRERVLAEFTFDRRVAELLEHLAALGPAFERARAAKASARRVIVEEKPLVSIMVATYNRRDFLPATLDSIRAQSYPNWELALVNDGGPSVADIVAAAGDERIHLIELERNRGKGHAINTAFAATKGPFLAYQDDDDTWRPDHLESLLLPLTAIPGIEFAYSGAVDVTYDQQEDGGWREVKRQLVCNRQVVGADLLYGNQIQGIVVAHRRELFERVGGMDESLRVLIDWDLWRRICSLTYPYHIGRPTADRTLRGFQRTTGTGHLTSLHKTDPALYAYQRLRVLRKPLPAPPDSPLHEKAAAFKRRGRQDFLVALAERDEGRGRLDRAAHWYERALAVGDVNVAVWRGLAMLHLKRQRPDEALPLFLLAADHHAATLQDFLYATLCCLAQGRGADALKVLDAAEKKAPQAVEAAGAIVDDYRAKARAMIGARVPA; this comes from the coding sequence ATGCAGCTGCGGTTCCAAGAGGGAACGGACCGGTTCCAGCTCAACGGCCCGGACGAATTGGCGGAGATCGTCGGCGCCGGCGGACGCCTCGAGTGGGCGCGCGCCGAACGGGCGGTCTTCGCGGGACGGGAACGGCAGTTCGTCGATCTGACGTTCGTCGGCCCGGACGACCGGCGCGTCGTGATCCTGCTCGTGGAACGGATCGCCGACCCCGATCCGGCCTACGTCTTCCCCGCGCGTTTCGCCGCGTCGGGCGCCGCCGATCTGGCGGCGCTGGCGGAGGCGGTGGAAGGCGCGGCCGCGCAGGCGCTCGGCGACGCGCCGTGGCCGGCGAGCTTCCTGCTCGGCCCCGACGGCCCGGCTTCGCTCCTCGCGGTACCCGGCCTCGCGCCGTACGCCGAGGTAATGCCGGCGATCGCCCGCGCCCGCGACGTCGCGCCCGAACTCAAGGCGGACGGCCGCGCCCTGCATCTCGGCGGACCCGACGGCTGGATTCTCGGCGCGTTGCCGGTCGCGGAGCGGGTCGCCGTCGAGGCGTCGCCGCGACGCCGCGAGGCGGCCGGCGCCCTGGCCCGCGGCGGCTTCCGCGCGCTCGCCGCCGATCCACTCGCGCTCGACCTCGGCCGCGGCTTCGATCTCGTCGCCGCGACGATCGAGGATCCGCAGTGGCGCGGCGCCGAACAGCTCCTCGACTCGGTCGTGCGCCACCTGAACCGCGACGGGGCGTTGCTGCTGACCGTGCCGGCGCCCGACCGCCGGCCGACTCTGGCCGACGAGACGCCCGACGGCCGCTGGAGCTTCGAGCAGCTCGACGCCGCGCTGCGGGAGCGGTTCGAAGACGTGGCGTTCTTCTCCCAAGGAGGCGCCGACCTCGAAGCGGCCGCCGCCGCGCGGCCCGGCTTCGATACCGCCGCCGCGACCCTCTGCGCCGTCGCGCGCCGCCCGGCGCGCTTGCGGCCCGCCTGCGACGTCAGCGTCGTCGTGCCGGTCTTCGACAAGATCGAGTACACCGAGCAGTGCCTGCGCAGCCTCGCCGCGAACACCGGCGACGCGCCGTCGTGGGAAGTGATCGTCGTGGACAACGGCAGCTCCGACGGCACGCCGGAGACGCTGGCGCGGATCGCGGCCGAGGAGCCGCGGCTGCGCGTTTGGCGCAACGAAACGAACCTCGGCTTCGCGCGCGCCTGCAACCAAGGGGCGCGGCTCGCGCGCGGACGGATCGTCCTTTTCCTCAACAACGACACCGAGGTCCACCGCGGCTGGCTCGCTCCGCTGGTCGAGGAACTCGACGCCCATCCGGAGACGGGGATCGTCGGCGCGCGCCTGCTCTACGGCGACGGGACGATCCAGCACGCCGGCGTGGCGATCGGCCGCGACCAGATCCCGTTCCACGTCCACTGCCGCAAGGCGGCCGACGACCCGCTGGTCCTCGAGCGGCGGACCTTCCCGATCGTCACCGGCGCCTGCCTCGCCGCGCGGACGGACGAGTTCCTGCGCCGCGGCCTGTTCGACGAGGTGTTCGTCAACGGCCACGAGGACATCGATCTCTGCCTGCGCTTCGGCCGCGCGGGACGCGCCGTCGTCTACCGCCCCGACTCGGTCGTCACGCACCACGAGATGGTCAGCGACGGCCGGCTGAACCACCGCGAGCGGAACCTGATGCGCACGACGGCGCGTTGGCGGGACGCGCTCGTGCAGGACGACTTCCGCTACGCGAGCCGCCTCGTCGACCGCCCGGCCGTCGCGCGGCCGCTCTCCTTCGCGCTCAAGATCGGCCCGCCGACGCGGACCCATTCGAACTGGGGCGACATCTTCTTCGCCGAGGGGATGGCCAAGGCGCTGGAGCGCGCCGGCCACCGCTGCGTCGTCCACTACCTCAACGAGTGGGGCAAGGACGATCTCGACGTCGACGTGACGATCCACATCTCGGGGCTCTCCGAATACCACCCCAAGCCGTGGAACGTGAACCTCCTCTGGATGATCAACCATCCGGGCCGCCACACGAAGGAGGAACTGGCCCGCTACGACTCGCTGCTCGTCGCTTCGCGGCCGCTCGCCCGCCGGCTGCGCCGCGAAGCGGACGTTCCGGTGATCCCGTTCCTGCAGGCGACCGACCCGGAGCACTTCCGCCCGCTGCCGGACGTGAAGCCGTTCTTCGACGTCGTCTTCGTCGGCAACAACAAGGGAGAGGGACGGCTGGGGATGCGGCAGATCGTCGCCGACCTGCTGCCGACGACTCATCGTCTCGGCGTCTGGGGGGCGTGCTGGGACGGGCTGCTGCCGGACGGCGTCTGGCAGGGGACGTTCGTGCCGCACGAGAAGCTGCCCGAGGTCTACAACCTCGGCCGGGTGGCGCTCAACGACCACCAGCCGGAGATGCGGGCCGAGGGGTTCGTCAACAACCGCACCTTCGACGCCGTCGCCTGCGGCGCGACCGTCGTGAGCGATCAGGTCGCCGGGCTCTCCGACGTGCTCGCCGTCCACGCCTACGACAGCCCGCGCGAGCTGAAGCGGATCGTGGACCGCGCGCTCGCCGAGCCGGAGCGCGAGCGGGAGCGCACGGCGCGGCTGCGCGAGCGGGTCCTCGCCGAGTTCACCTTCGACCGCCGCGTCGCGGAGCTGCTCGAACATCTCGCCGCGCTCGGGCCGGCGTTCGAGCGCGCCCGCGCGGCGAAGGCGTCGGCGCGACGCGTGATCGTCGAGGAGAAGCCGCTCGTCTCGATCATGGTCGCCACCTACAACCGCCGCGACTTCCTTCCCGCGACGCTCGACTCGATCCGCGCCCAGTCGTATCCGAACTGGGAGCTGGCGTTGGTCAACGACGGCGGCCCCTCGGTGGCCGACATCGTGGCCGCGGCCGGCGACGAGCGGATCCACCTGATCGAGCTGGAGCGGAACCGCGGCAAAGGGCACGCGATCAACACCGCGTTCGCCGCGACCAAGGGGCCGTTCCTCGCCTATCAGGACGACGACGACACCTGGCGCCCGGACCACCTCGAGAGCCTGCTGCTGCCGCTGACGGCGATTCCCGGGATCGAGTTCGCCTACTCCGGCGCGGTGGACGTGACGTACGACCAGCAGGAGGACGGCGGCTGGCGCGAGGTCAAGCGGCAGCTCGTCTGCAACCGCCAGGTCGTCGGCGCCGACCTGCTTTACGGCAACCAAATCCAGGGGATCGTCGTCGCCCACCGCCGCGAGCTGTTCGAGCGGGTCGGCGGAATGGACGAGAGCCTGCGCGTGCTGATCGACTGGGATCTCTGGCGGCGCATCTGCTCGCTGACCTACCCCTACCACATCGGCCGCCCGACCGCGGACCGGACGCTGCGCGGCTTCCAGCGCACGACCGGCACGGGCCACCTGACGAGCCTGCACAAGACCGATCCCGCCCTCTACGCGTACCAGCGGCTGCGCGTTCTGCGGAAGCCGCTGCCGGCGCCGCCGGACTCGCCGCTGCACGAGAAGGCGGCGGCGTTCAAGCGGCGCGGCCGGCAGGACTTCCTCGTCGCGCTGGCGGAGCGCGACGAGGGGCGCGGCCGGCTCGACCGGGCCGCGCACTGGTACGAGCGGGCGCTCGCGGTCGGCGACGTCAACGTCGCGGTTTGGCGCGGCCTGGCGATGCTGCACCTCAAGCGGCAGCGGCCCGACGAGGCGCTCCCGCTCTTCCTGCTCGCCGCCGACCACCACGCGGCGACGCTGCAGGACTTCCTCTACGCGACCCTCTGCTGCCTCGCGCAGGGGCGGGGCGCGGACGCGCTGAAGGTGCTCGACGCGGCGGAGAAGAAGGCGCCGCAGGCCGTCGAGGCCGCGGGCGCGATCGTGGACGACTACCGCGCGAAGGCGCGGGCGATGATCGGGGCGCGGGTTCCGGCGTAG